A single region of the Camelus ferus isolate YT-003-E chromosome 2, BCGSAC_Cfer_1.0, whole genome shotgun sequence genome encodes:
- the RASGEF1B gene encoding ras-GEF domain-containing family member 1B isoform X1 — MPQTPPFSAMFDSSGYNRNLYQSAEDSCGGLCYHDNNLLSGSLEALIQHLVPNVDYYPDRTYIFTFLLSSRLFMHPYELMAKVCHLCVEHQRLSDPNGDKNQIRKIAPKILQLLTEWTETFPYDFRDERMMRNLKDLAHRIASGEETYRKNVQQMLQCLIRKLAALSQYEEVLAKISSTSTDRLTVLKTKPQSIQRDIITVCSDPYTLAQQLTHIELERLNYIGPEEFVQAFVQKDPLDNDKSCYSERKKTRNLEAYVEWFNRLSYLVATEICMPVKKKHRARMIEYFIDVARECFNIGNFNSLMAIISGMNMSPVSRLKKTWAKVKTAKFDVLEHQMDPSSNFYNYRTALRGAAQRSLTAHSSREKIVIPFFSLLIKDIYFLNEGCANRLPNGHVNFEKFWELAKQVSEFMTWKQVECPFERDRKILQYLLTVPVFSEDALYLASYESEGPENHIEKDRWKSLRSSLLGRV; from the exons ATGCCTCAGACTCCTCCCTTTTCAGCAATGTTTGACAGCAGTGGCTACAACAGAAACCTCTATCAGTCTGCAGAGGACAGCTGTGGAGGGTTGTGTTACCATGACAACAACCTCCTCTCCGGATCCCTGGAAGCTCTCATCCAGCACTTAGTACCCAACGTGGATTACTATCCGGAT AGAACGTACATATTTACCTTCCTACTCAGTTCTCGGTTATTTATGCATCCATATGAGCTAATGGCCAAAGTTTGCCACTTATGTGTTGAGCACCAGAGACTAAGTGATCCTAATGGTGATAAG AACCAGATAAGAAAAATTGCACCCAAGATTCTTCAACTCCTGACAGAATGGACAGAAACATTTCCTTATGATTTTCGGGATGAAAGAATGATGAGAAACTTAAAAGATCTGGCTCACCGAATAGCCAGTGGCGAGGAG ACATATAGGAAGAATGTCCAGCAGATGCTCCAGTGTCTAATCCGCAAGCTCGCTGCGCTCAGCCAGTACGAGGAGGTCCTGGCGAAGATCAGCTCCACGTCGACAGATCGGCTCACCGTTCTCAAGACCAAGCCCCAGTCCATACAGAGGGACATCATTACGGTCTGCAGTGACCCTTACACGCTGGCCCAGCAGCTGACTCACATAGAGCTG GAGAGGCTCAATTATATTGGCCCAGAAGAATTTGTTCAGGCATTTGTGCAGAAGGACCCTTTGGACAATGACAAG AGTTGCTACAGTGAACGGAAGAAAACACGTAACTTAGAGGCTTACGTGGAATGGTTTAATCGCCTCAGCTACTTGGTTGCTACAGAAATTTGCATg CCTGTTAAGAAGAAGCACCGAGCAAGGATGATTGAGTATTTCATTGACGTGGCTCGGGAGTGTTTTAACATCGGCAACTTTAATTCCTTGATGGCAATAATCT CTGGCATGAACATGAGCCCAGTCTCTCGACTGAAAAAAACTTGGGCTAAAGTGAAGACGGCCAAGTTTGACGTCCTCGAG CATCAGATGGACCCTTCCAGCAATTTTTACAATTACCGAACGGCTCTTCGTGGGGCGGCACAAAGGTCTTTAACTGCTCACAGCAGCAGAGAGAAG atTGTGATACCATTCTTCAGTCTTTTAATCAAAGATATTTATTTCCTCAATGAGGGCTGTGCCAACCGCCTTCCAAATGGCCATGTCAATTTTGAG AAATTTTGGGAACTGGCCAAACAAGTGAGTGAATTCATGACGTGGAAACAAGTGGAGTGTCCGTTTGAGAGGGACCGGAAGATCTTGCAGTATCTGCTCACAGTCCCAGTCTTCAGTGAAGATG
- the RASGEF1B gene encoding ras-GEF domain-containing family member 1B isoform X2, which produces MPQTPPFSAMFDSSGYNRNLYQSAEDSCGGLCYHDNNLLSGSLEALIQHLVPNVDYYPDNQIRKIAPKILQLLTEWTETFPYDFRDERMMRNLKDLAHRIASGEETYRKNVQQMLQCLIRKLAALSQYEEVLAKISSTSTDRLTVLKTKPQSIQRDIITVCSDPYTLAQQLTHIELERLNYIGPEEFVQAFVQKDPLDNDKSCYSERKKTRNLEAYVEWFNRLSYLVATEICMPVKKKHRARMIEYFIDVARECFNIGNFNSLMAIISGMNMSPVSRLKKTWAKVKTAKFDVLEHQMDPSSNFYNYRTALRGAAQRSLTAHSSREKIVIPFFSLLIKDIYFLNEGCANRLPNGHVNFEKFWELAKQVSEFMTWKQVECPFERDRKILQYLLTVPVFSEDALYLASYESEGPENHIEKDRWKSLRSSLLGRV; this is translated from the exons ATGCCTCAGACTCCTCCCTTTTCAGCAATGTTTGACAGCAGTGGCTACAACAGAAACCTCTATCAGTCTGCAGAGGACAGCTGTGGAGGGTTGTGTTACCATGACAACAACCTCCTCTCCGGATCCCTGGAAGCTCTCATCCAGCACTTAGTACCCAACGTGGATTACTATCCGGAT AACCAGATAAGAAAAATTGCACCCAAGATTCTTCAACTCCTGACAGAATGGACAGAAACATTTCCTTATGATTTTCGGGATGAAAGAATGATGAGAAACTTAAAAGATCTGGCTCACCGAATAGCCAGTGGCGAGGAG ACATATAGGAAGAATGTCCAGCAGATGCTCCAGTGTCTAATCCGCAAGCTCGCTGCGCTCAGCCAGTACGAGGAGGTCCTGGCGAAGATCAGCTCCACGTCGACAGATCGGCTCACCGTTCTCAAGACCAAGCCCCAGTCCATACAGAGGGACATCATTACGGTCTGCAGTGACCCTTACACGCTGGCCCAGCAGCTGACTCACATAGAGCTG GAGAGGCTCAATTATATTGGCCCAGAAGAATTTGTTCAGGCATTTGTGCAGAAGGACCCTTTGGACAATGACAAG AGTTGCTACAGTGAACGGAAGAAAACACGTAACTTAGAGGCTTACGTGGAATGGTTTAATCGCCTCAGCTACTTGGTTGCTACAGAAATTTGCATg CCTGTTAAGAAGAAGCACCGAGCAAGGATGATTGAGTATTTCATTGACGTGGCTCGGGAGTGTTTTAACATCGGCAACTTTAATTCCTTGATGGCAATAATCT CTGGCATGAACATGAGCCCAGTCTCTCGACTGAAAAAAACTTGGGCTAAAGTGAAGACGGCCAAGTTTGACGTCCTCGAG CATCAGATGGACCCTTCCAGCAATTTTTACAATTACCGAACGGCTCTTCGTGGGGCGGCACAAAGGTCTTTAACTGCTCACAGCAGCAGAGAGAAG atTGTGATACCATTCTTCAGTCTTTTAATCAAAGATATTTATTTCCTCAATGAGGGCTGTGCCAACCGCCTTCCAAATGGCCATGTCAATTTTGAG AAATTTTGGGAACTGGCCAAACAAGTGAGTGAATTCATGACGTGGAAACAAGTGGAGTGTCCGTTTGAGAGGGACCGGAAGATCTTGCAGTATCTGCTCACAGTCCCAGTCTTCAGTGAAGATG